CGTGTTTCATGATGTCTTCTCACCGCTTTTCTTGATATCCTGCAAGTTCAACTGAATGGACTTCTTTCCTTTCCATTCGTTCTCTTCCACACGGAAGGCGAGGTCAACGGGATCGCCTGTGATTAGCTGTTCATAATGCTTCGCGAGATTAAACCCGATGACGTCGTATCGGGTCGATCCCTGTCTGGCAGTGAATTTTAGATGATCGCCACTACCCACAATGCGAGGTGATCCTGCCACCTGAACATTTCTTGACACGAATTGGGGGCGGCTATTGCCGGGTCCATAAGGAGCCAGTTTTTTCATAAAGTCCATGAATTGCTTGTCAATAACGCTCAATTCCATTTCACCATCAATGTGCAATTCCGGAACCATGTCCTCGGGGCCAAGAGATTCATTGGCAAGATCCACAAAGGCCTTTCGAAAACTCTCAAGATTCCGGGCTGAAATATTCAGTCCGGCCGCCATGGGATGTCCACCATAGTCGTCAAGATAAGGGGCGCATTTCGCCAGAATTTCATACACATCGAACTTCGAAATGCTTCTGGCCGATCCTTTTCCCCTTTCACCGTTCATGGCGATGGTAACCACGGGCCTGTGGAATTCTTCCTTGATCTTTGAGGAAACAATCCCGATGACACCGGGATGCCACCCTTCCTTCCAGAGAACAATCGCTCGTTGATGTTCCAGATCGACTTCGGCGTTTATCTTCCGGTGCGCTTCATCCACTGTTACCTGCTGAATGGTCTGTCGAGAGCGATTCTCATTATTCAATTCCCTGGCGAGATTTACGGCCTCCCCAAAATCTTCGGTGGTGAGTAACTTCACCGCCCGGTTGGCATCTCCTAACCGTCCTGCCGCGTTGATTCTGGGTGCAACCCAGAATATGAGCCTGCCCACTGTGAGCTCCTTTCCCGATAGGCTGCATACATCCAGAAGAGCTCTCAGTCCAGGTCTGGCTGTCTCCTCCAATTGGTGAATTCCATTGGAAACGATAATTCGATTTTCATCAATGAGAGGTACAATATCTGCCGCGGTTCCCAGGGTTATCAAATCGAGGTGTTCTGAGGCGTAATGGAAACCGCAGCCAATCAGCTGGGCCACGGCGCATACAAGTTTAAAAGCCACACCCCCTCCACACAATTCCTTGAAGGGATAGGAACAGCCCGTCTGCTTGGGATTAAGAATGGCAAAGGCTTCCGGTAGAGCGGTTCCGGGTGTGTGATGATCCGTGATAATAACCTCGATGCCTCTACTGTTTGCGTACTCGACTGCCTCCACCGCACTGATGCCGCAGTCGCACGTGATGAGAAGACGAGCGCCCTTTTCCACCGCTAAATCGACACCTCTGCTGGAGAGACCGTATCCCTCCTTTTCCCTATCCGGAATGTAAACAGAAGGACGGGCACCCACTGATCTGAGAAACAGAAAAAGCATGGAGGATCCCGTGGTGCCATCAACATCGTAGTCACCGAAGACCAGAATGTGCCCTCCTTCCCGGATCTCTTCAGCCACTTTTCCTGCTGCCTTCTCCATGTTTAGCATGAGGAAGGGATCATGAAGCTGGTCGATGTCCGGTGAGAAGAAGGGCTGCGAATCGCTGATGGAACGGATACCCCGGTTGGCGAGGACACGTGCCATGATTTCGGGAATTTCGAATTGGCGTTGGAGGTTCCCCACGAGCTGCTGGTCAACGGGTTTATTCTTCCAGGTACTCATAATAGGAATCTTCGGGGGTAAACAAAAGAATCAGAGCTGGTCTGTAAGCCGAATTCTGTAACCCTCCCGAGAATCCGGGAGAGCGGCGATCATTCATCTGGTCCCAACTTCACAGTCGGGATCGAGCGACCCACCCGTCCCTTTCGATGCGGGCCACATCGATTCCAGGACTGCTTGATCTTGCACCGGATGGGGTTTTCAGAGCTTCCCGATTTTCACCGGAAACTGGTGGTCTCTTACACCACCGTTTCACCTTTGTCCCGATAGTCACCGGGACAGTCTACTCTCTGTTGCACTATCCGTATCCCGAACAAGTCGGGATCCCTCCCGTTAGGAGGCATCCTGCCCTGCGGTGTTCGGACTTTCCTCCCCCCCGACATGTCGGGAGGGCGATCACCCGACCAGCTCTGATGTCAAAAAGCTTCAGTTCAAAGGAAAGAAGGTCTAGTCTTCTCTCCAGTAGAGAATGCGGCGGCAGACCGGACACTGAACTATGGTGTGGCCATGGCGGATCTCCACCAGCGACTGGGAGGTGACCCGCGAATGACAGCCTCCACACGCATGGTCAACTATGGGTACCACAGCTACACCTTCTCTGGCACCCCTCACCCGGTCATACAGCCCCATGTACCGGGCATCTATTTTGGGGGTCAATGCTTCACGTTCCAACATTAGTTTTTTGTACTGTCTTTCTGTTTTTGAAATGGTTTCCGCCAACTCCTTCTTTCTCAAGCGCAACTCTTGCTCCATATGTCCTGTCTCGAGCCGGTCAAGCTTTACCTGCTCCTCAAGTCTCTCATTCTCTTCACTCAGTTCTAGCTCCCTCAATTCTTCTTCGTCAACTTCGCCCTTCAAATGGTCAATTTCGCTCATGAGGGCATCATACTCCCTGTTCGTTTTCACCAGATAGAGTTGGTCCTTCAGCTTTTCAATCTTGCCCTTCCTATCAGTTTCTTCTCCCTGAATCCGGCGAATTTCAACGGTAATTTCTTTGAGTCGCTTCTCATTTACTTTAGTGGACAACGTCAGTTCCTCAATTCTTGAGGTGAGTTCCTCTACTTTCCTGGGTAAATCTCCTTTCAGATGTTCCAGCTCGATAAGTTTGGAATCTACCTCCTGGAGTTGCAGCAGCTGACTAAGTTCCGACACAATCCTTTACAAAGATACAAAAAATGCACCTCATAGGTGCATGATCTGTTCGTCTACGTCTCAGGACTTGGAACGTGGCTCTGATTCCAAGTCCTTCCACGGATCATATCTCCCGCGCCAAAGGCCGGCTTGTCATGAGATTCATGTTGTTTCTGTTTCCTTCGATGCAGTCACTGGTTGTGTTTTGACAGCTGCGTGGGCCCGGCAGGATTTGAACCTGCGACCTCTACGATGTGAGCGTAGCGCTCTAACCTGCTGAGCTACGAACCCCTTTCAATTTCTACCTTGCTGGACACCGGTCAGTGGCGCAAATTTAACCGAAATGGCGTGAACAATCAAGGAGACGTAAGCCATGTCACCGTTGTCAATGGAAGCATATGACGTCGTGAATGATATCCTTGTCATCCGGTGGAGTGACGGGGAAGAGAGTTATGTTTCTCTGAAAAAGCTGAGAGATGCGTGTCCTTGCGCCGAGTGTGCCGGAGAAAAAGATGCCCTGGGAAATGTCTATGGAGGCTACGGCCGCCCAAAAGGGGAAACGGGATATGAGATGGCGAGCTTAAGATCCGTGGGGTACTACGCGATTCAGCCTTTCTGGAAGGATGGTCATGACACGGGGATCTACCGTTTTGAGTTGCTGCGCAGCCTCAGTTCCTCCGGGGATCGCGGCTCGAATCGCGATAAATGACCAAAATCTTGTTTCTCTCAGGGAAAAGCTCCCAATCCTGTGGCTCATAGATGACATGGATCCAACGGTTCTCCGGGAATGTCCATGTCGCCCTCACAAAATCGTTCTTCTCAAAGCGCCCGCCGAGGTTCGTATCTTCATGAACCACTTCGTTTCCATATTCCCTGCTTAACCGGCCCAGAATCTCTTCCAGTCTTCTTTGGTGGTATTCAAGATTATCCTGGTCTCTCCGTTGGAGATCCCACCTCAGCCCGATTTCTTCCTCGATCCAGAATACGCCTTCCTCTGGATGCACAAAGACACGAAGTTTTGAGATACCGCTGAGTGGAAAATCAGGAAATTCCAGAACCGTATAAACCTCTCGTGAGATCTTCTGCACCGATTGCACATCGTGTTCATCGCTCAAGGACTGAATGACATCCTCCTGTGCTGTCCCGAAATGGATGCCGTATGCTCCTACCAGGAGCTGGGCGGTTTCTGTGGTCAGAGTACCTGATTCGACCGTCTGCCACGATGGTGGAAAAAGAAGAAGGACAAAAAGAAGCGTCTCCATAATCCTTGACCGAATCGTGAAAGTACGCCATTCTGCTCCTAAAAAGACACGCTATTTCGCACCATCCTCATACTCCTGATCTAATCTGTAAAGTATGTGGCGGTGCTTTCAGTTGACGGTTATGCACTCAATTTGGTTGAATTTTGGTGAACGTTTGGTAGATTCCCTTTGTGAGAGGTTAGGCCGATACACTCAATAGCCACCTGTTTGACTGAGCTGGCAGAGGCCGTGAT
This genomic stretch from Candidatus Neomarinimicrobiota bacterium harbors:
- a CDS encoding C4-type zinc ribbon domain-containing protein translates to MSELSQLLQLQEVDSKLIELEHLKGDLPRKVEELTSRIEELTLSTKVNEKRLKEITVEIRRIQGEETDRKGKIEKLKDQLYLVKTNREYDALMSEIDHLKGEVDEEELRELELSEENERLEEQVKLDRLETGHMEQELRLRKKELAETISKTERQYKKLMLEREALTPKIDARYMGLYDRVRGAREGVAVVPIVDHACGGCHSRVTSQSLVEIRHGHTIVQCPVCRRILYWRED
- a CDS encoding DUF971 domain-containing protein, whose protein sequence is MSPLSMEAYDVVNDILVIRWSDGEESYVSLKKLRDACPCAECAGEKDALGNVYGGYGRPKGETGYEMASLRSVGYYAIQPFWKDGHDTGIYRFELLRSLSSSGDRGSNRDK
- the recJ gene encoding single-stranded-DNA-specific exonuclease RecJ, coding for MSTWKNKPVDQQLVGNLQRQFEIPEIMARVLANRGIRSISDSQPFFSPDIDQLHDPFLMLNMEKAAGKVAEEIREGGHILVFGDYDVDGTTGSSMLFLFLRSVGARPSVYIPDREKEGYGLSSRGVDLAVEKGARLLITCDCGISAVEAVEYANSRGIEVIITDHHTPGTALPEAFAILNPKQTGCSYPFKELCGGGVAFKLVCAVAQLIGCGFHYASEHLDLITLGTAADIVPLIDENRIIVSNGIHQLEETARPGLRALLDVCSLSGKELTVGRLIFWVAPRINAAGRLGDANRAVKLLTTEDFGEAVNLARELNNENRSRQTIQQVTVDEAHRKINAEVDLEHQRAIVLWKEGWHPGVIGIVSSKIKEEFHRPVVTIAMNGERGKGSARSISKFDVYEILAKCAPYLDDYGGHPMAAGLNISARNLESFRKAFVDLANESLGPEDMVPELHIDGEMELSVIDKQFMDFMKKLAPYGPGNSRPQFVSRNVQVAGSPRIVGSGDHLKFTARQGSTRYDVIGFNLAKHYEQLITGDPVDLAFRVEENEWKGKKSIQLNLQDIKKSGEKTS